The proteins below come from a single Oncorhynchus keta strain PuntledgeMale-10-30-2019 chromosome 1, Oket_V2, whole genome shotgun sequence genomic window:
- the LOC118386205 gene encoding transcobalamin-1-like isoform X2, producing the protein MTSGTLTKETGTQATIALLLLVPGILTEKEHGSNPINLTIVYSIGNAPNETYSADIVFRGILLGAMRRLQQTNADFKFTYTEDLNYGPFLESVNGVAGNSAEHTYWELLVQTGKNGSVIRPDVGIGCYIPEPNDHIILNFTKW; encoded by the exons ATGACGAGTGGAACGTTAACTAAAGAGACTGGTACTCAGGCTACTATAG CTCTGCTGTTGCTGGTTCCTGGGATCCTGACTGAAA AGGAACATGGATCAAACCCCATCAATTTGACGATAGTCTACAGCATCGGCAATGCACCCAATGAGACCTACAGTGCTGACATTGTGTTCAGAGGGATCCTACTCGGTGCCATGAGGAGACTGCAGCAGACCAATGCAGACTTCAA GTTTACCTACACAGAGGACCTCAACTATGGTCCTTTCCTGGAGAGCGTGAATGGTGTTGCCGGGAACAGTGCTGAGCACACTTATTGGGAGCTCCTTGTTCAGACTGGGAAGAATGGATCTGTGATCAGACCTGACGTGG GTATTGGCTGTTACATCCCAGAACCAAATGACCACATCATCCTGAATTTTACAAAATGGTGA